AAAATCGTGTTACGATTTTATGAAACTCCCGCCCCGCTGAAAGCGGGACGGGATCAGATGGCGAAAAACCAAAATTCCTATCCCCGTGACAAGCTACGGGGTATTTCGGAATTTTTGCCACAGCCCTTCGGGCTGCGGCACCGCACTTTCGCATTAAAGAAGTTACCGCTATTTGCCTTAACCTATTTGCTTTATAATTAAAAATAAGTTTGCTGAAAGATTTTCATGAAATATTCTTGTTAGCACGAGTTGTTCATGTTTTACAACGGAATAACACGACGGCAAATGTCCGTTTCATTGCTTATCCGCCCGGCACCCGCTGTATCCGGAGGTGCCGACAACAGAAAAGGTTTGTGGGGTGCTTGATAGGTGGTGAGTGCAGACCACTTTTACGATCTTTGTATGTCCGCAGGCGGGAAAAGCTCTTGAGGTATTGATCCAGCATTATGAAAACTCCTGGTTTTAAAAATGCTGTCTGTTGTTTTGCTTTAATCAATTATCAAAGATTTTTCAAGCCTCAATAATTAATAATTAACGGGCTGTTGCCCAAAGCGATTTTTCACAATTTTTATGAGTTTGCCGTATTTTTCTAATATATAATCCCTTGAAATTATAACGACCGAATTGTTTCTTTTGATTGGTTATACGCTGTTTTGTCTGATATTTGGATTTGGGCAACAGCCCGTCAAGACACGACACCATTTACTCCCTTTACCAACCAATGCGAATTGGAGGCTTTGGGGACAAATCACCCCCTGCTCAACGCCTCTAATTCCTCCCAACGTTCATACAGCTGCTCAACTTTCTTTTGGGCCTCTTGGTGTTCGGCATATCTTTGCGCCAATCGATCGGCGTCGCACATGATTCCAGGATCGTGAAGCTGTCGTTGCAAGTTATCCGCAATACCTTCTGCCTTTTCTATCTGTTTTTCAATCCGGTTCAATTCCTTACGCTCTTCGTAGGCCAGCTTCCGGGGTTTCTTATTCGGGGGGCTTTGTGAGGTTTCACCGGACTGGGATGTGGCGGGCAGCCTGTCTTTCCTGTATTGAAGCCATTGGTCATAATCTGCGAAATATTCCGCGCCGCCATCACCATCCAAGTAAAGCAATAGATCACAAAGACGCTCCATGAGAAACCGATCGTGCGTAATGAGGACGATGGCACCGGGAAACTCTTCCAGACTCTCTTCGAGCACTTCAAGCGTGGGGATGTCCAGATCGTTGGCGGGCTCGTCTAATAGTAGAATATCCGCCGGTTGCAACATCAAATCGGCGATAAGCACGCGGGCCTTTTCTCCACCGGAAAGTCCGGAAACAGGCATGTCCAGCTGATCTTTTTGAAAGAGGAATCGCTTGGCCCAGGCGATCACATGCAAAGCCCGCCCCTGGTATATAACCGTGTCTCCTTCCGGAGACAGGGCTTGCCGCAAGCTCTGACTCCCCTCCGACAGCTCCCTCTTTTGATCAAACGTCAAGACCTGCAAACCCTCCGCCACTTTTACAGAACCGGCATCAGGAGCCAAATTACCATTTAAAATCTGTATGAGAGTACTCTTTCCTGTTCCGTTTTTCCCCATGACCCCAATGCGAATTCCGGGAGTGAGTTTCAAGCTAAGGTTGCCAAAAAGGAGCTTTCCTCCCAGGGTCTTTCTCAGATTTTGCGCATCCAGAAGTTTTTTTGTTTTGCGATGGGTGGTATCAAAGGCGATGTCAACGCTCCTGTTTTGGGCGTTACGGCCTTTTACCGCCTCCAAATTTTCTTGCAGCTGGTAAGCCTTGTCGATCCGGTATCGCGCTTTCGTGGTTCTCGCTTTGGGACCGCGACGGAGCCATTCTATCTCACGGCGGACTTTGTTGGAAAGGACGGTTTCAAGTTTCGCCAGTTCATGGATATACTTCTCCCGCTTTTCAACAAATGCGCTGTAATTGCCCTCCACTTTGAAAAACCCCTCCGGATATCCTTGGTTTAACTCAACAATCCGGTTAGTCGTATTTTCCAGAAAGAACCGATCGTGGCTCACCAGGACAAAAGCGAAGGGGGCATCTTTGAGAAGTTTCTCCAACCATAGAATCCCCTCCAGGTCCAAATGGTTGGTGGGTTCATCCATGAGGAGCAACTCCGGTTTTTGAAACAGAGCTTGACCAATGGCCAGCCTTTTGCGCCACCCGCCGGAGAGTGTTTTTACCTTTTGTCTGGTGTTATCCACTCCAATGAGGCTCATAATTTCCTGACGTCGCTTACTGACTTGCCATGCCTCAAGCTCTTTGGGAATGGCGTGGAACAAGGTTTCCTCTATGGTTTTCTCCGGACCGAGAACGTCGTCTTGCGGCAGGTAAATCATGTGTATATTTCTTTTTCGCGAAATATCTCCGGAATCGGCAGGCTCCATATCAGCGAGGATTTTCAAGAACGTGGATTTCCCAGCACCATTGGGACCGATCAATCCCAGGCGCTCGTGGTCGAAAACCTGTAGAGAAATATCAGTAAACAGGGGTTGCGCCCCATAGGATTTGCTCGTAAAATGCGTGCTTATCAGTAAACTTGGAGTCATCTTTTTATTTGTTTTCCGGGGGACATCAGAGTCAGGCCTCAACGGGCTGTTTCTTTCAAGCACTCATTTCATCAAGGACCGCCAAAACAACCGTTGAAGTATGGGCAATGGCAGGGCCTCCGGCCATCAGAATAGAGACTCCCGTTGCTTCCAGGATTTCGGCTCGAGACGCTCCCATTTCAACAGCAGCCTTAACATGTGCTCGAATACAAACCTCGCAGCGTTGGGCCACTGAAACCGCTACCATCATCAGTCTCTTTGTTTTTGCACTCAGGACACCGTCTTTGCTTACCTCGTCACGAACCTCAAAGCGTTCGCAACATCGGGCAGTTGCTCTTTCAAGAGTTCCAGCCCTTCTTTCAGAGCATATTTTTTTCCCATGGATCCTCCTTCCTTAGGCCTGTTCTTTCTTCTTTTTTAAGTTTGTCAGCATTTCCTTCATGAGTTGAATCATACCACCTGAGCCAGTCGCCATAAAAAGCTTTAGACTCTCCTTATACAGTTCTTCAGCTTGATCAAGATCCTGCCGGATGCGGCAGATATCTCCCAAAAATCCGTATGCAGTTGCCAGGCCCTTTTTGTTATCCAGCTTTTTTTCCATTTCCAGGTTCTTCTTAAACATTTCCTCGGCTTGGTCCAGATCCCGGCGGGTATAATAAATTTCGCCGAGTTTGGCATAAGCAGTTGCCATACCCTGGTCACGGCCGAGTTCCTGATTGATTTTAAGACTATTTTTAAACATATTTTCGGCCTGTTCCATATCTTCCCGCATTTGGTAAATAGTGCCCAGGTATCCGTAATCCGACGCCATGGCCTCTTTATTGGCCAGCTCTTTTTCTATTTCCAGGCTCTTTTTAAACATGTCTTCGGCTTTATCCAGCACTCCAATCGTCAGGTAAATAATGCCGAGGTTGCCGTAAGCGGTCGCCATGCCCTCTTTGTTACCCGCCCTTTCTTCTGTTTCCAGGCTCTTTTTGTACTTGGTTTCGGCTATTTCCAGTTCCATACGGGATTGGGGAGAAGTCTGTCGCATTTTGATTATTCCTTTCCGGATTTAAGGTTCAGCACCTCCATGTAAGCGTCCAGTATCAGTAATAAAATAGATATATAATCCTTCTCGGACGGTCAAGGAAATTTATGGCTTCTCGCCACTGGTTACTCGTCGCGCCCGACCTGACCGCTCTCCAGGCGGACCTTAATACCATGAGGGTGGGTCTGGGCTTTGGTCAGGATATCTTTGACGATGCCGCTGGTTAATTTTCCTGAGCGCTGGTCCTTTTTCAGCACGATCAGAACTCGCAGGCCGGGTTTTATATTCACAATATTTGTACCATTCATGCTCTTACCCAAATTGCCCGGCAGGCGCATAGAGTTTTATAATATTATCTACGGCCCCGAAATCTCTATAAAATTTATGAACAAAGGAACTCAAGATGATGGATGACCTGTGTCAATATACCAACACCCGTTCCCAAGCTCCGCTCTTGCCTTGAATTCACCATATCATGATAGCATGAGGTTAATCGGCAGCGCCCAGAGCCTTTCCCCAAGCTTCACCGCATCATCACCGTTGTGGCATAAAATCGCTGCTTTACAATGCGGGGTTACCTTTAGAAAGGCATTCAGACCCGCAAAATCTCTTTCCTGCCACCTGGAGGCTGATTTGAGTTCCAACGCTATGCATGAGCGCCCCGCCTCTATAACGAAGTCTACCTCGTTTCGACCCTGGACGCTCCAGAAATACAAGGCAGCATCTTGCCATCTGGAATTCAGAATTGAGAGCAGGTTTTGGGCTACATAAGTCTCGAATAAAGCTCCGAACAGTGGATCATTTTTAATGGATGCCGACCTATCCAGCCCGGCCAGATGACATGCCAGACCCGTATCGCTTAAATACAGTTTATGCGACTTGATAAGACGGCTTGAGCGGTTTCCAAGGTATGGCGGGATTCGTGTGATTAGAAAAGAGGCCTCAAACAAAGAAATGTAACGCGAGGTGGTAGCGGCGTTCAGTTTGGCATCACGCCCCAACTGGCTCGGAGACAGCAGTTGCCCCGTACGCAAGGAAGTCAGGCGAAGCAATGCCCGCAGAGCTAAAAGATTACCTACCTGACTCAATTCCCTTACATCCCTTTCAAGGTAAGTTTGCTCATAACCCCTGAACCATATGGCCGGTTCTTTGACCTGCTTAAGGCAGACCGTCGGCATACCGCCAAGCGTGACTTCTTCGGGGCGGATGGAGTTTAGGGGCTCTTTAAAGCGAATATCCTGAGTCTTAAAAAAGTTCTTTACGAAGGGCTCCGGCGTTGTTTGCCTGCCAATTTCACGGCGGTTAAAGGGATGAATCGCAAGATATACCGATCGTCCTGCGAGACTTTCGGTAATGCTTTTCAGAATTGAAAAGTTGGCTGAACCGGAAAGTAAAAATTGGCCTGGAATTCGCTCTTTGTCTACTGCGCGCTTAATAGCACCAAATATCTCAGGGCACTTTTGGGCCTCGTCTATCGTGATCGGTTTACTGCGGTTTACAAATCCATCCGGATCTCTTTTGGCCGCCTCGAGTTGTGAAAAATCATCAAAGCTGACATAGATGCGATCGTCGAGATCAGGTTGTGATCCCAGGAAGGTGGTCTTGCCCGTCTGCCTCATTCCGGTCACAACCACTACGGGCATATTTTCAAGGGCTGTTCCGACGGCATCAGCGATGTCTCGCGGGCAATATTCTGTCATAATGTTGCATACTATAGTGTCAAAATGCCTATGTCAAGTGATTAAATATGACAGACATATCCCGGATTTTTCGCGCGTCTGAGGCGTTCATTTGCCCCGGTAACGGGATTTATGACCTGCAATTTTGCACCCAAAATGGTATGTTTACGGCTCAAAAATGGCTGTTTTTAGAACTCTCTGCAGGGGGTCTTCAAACGCTCAATTTAGGTAACATCTATGGTTTTATTTTAGTGGAGAGATAGTCTCGCGCCAGGCAGATGTTAACCCCCATGATGGTTTGTCCGAAATATTTTCCGAAATGGGTTATATCACCTGTAATGAAATAGCCGGCCTTTGCGCCAATTGCAGCCATGATGACCGGTCGGTCTTTATCCGGCAAATCTATCGGGCAGGCGATCGTTGGGTCAACTTCAGCGACGGTTTGGACAATTGATAGGTATTCATCAAGCTTCTGCAGTTGTTCCGCTGTAGAAAGGTTTCTTTTTGCTTCTTCAATGACATATTCAGAGGCCAGCAATATACAGGATCCTTTTTGGGCCAACTCCCACAAGCGATTTAAGCCAGGGCTCCCATAGGCAACAGAGAAAAGAATATTGGCGTCCAAAAATATGCGATCAAGACTCATTTCTTTTTCGGCTTAGTGTGGGGGATTGTTTCAGGATCAAGACCCATTTCACGGATTTTTTTAATCGCTTCTGCATACTCTTTAAGGGTAGTTGTGTTGTTTAGCAAGAATTCAGCTTTCCGTTCGGGTGAATATATCTCCACCGGCAGAGTCACCACCGGACGTAACATAACACCATCAGACATGGGCTCAATAATAAGTTGAGAGCCTTCTTTCAAACCGTATCTTTTCCGAAGGCCCGCGGGAATAACCACGGTGCCTCTTTTGCCGAGTTTTATGGTATCACTTATCATAAGTCATCACCTCCAAATATCAGAATATTTGAAACTATGACATGTGTCAATAAGCATCCTGCTCCCCGGCTTTTAGCCTTAGCCCGAACATTTTATGAAATATCCGGGTACTTATTTATGGATGTCCCCGAAGTATCCCGCTGCGAGCGGCGTCAAGGGCGGAACCGTCCCGCCAAAGCGGGACTGCGAACCCTTGGCAACACAGGTCAAAGATCCCGCGCTACCAGAGTTTCTTCTTTTTGTTTTCAGAAGTGATGATATCCAATATATATTTTGACTTTAGCGGTCACCTGTCATAATGGGTGAGTCAGAAGGTCAAGATCCTTCGGTTTTTATCGCTATTAGAAGAGCAAGGTCCCATTTTGCCACGGCCCTATGCCGATCTTTTATACGACGGCATCCACGAGCTTCGCATCAAGCTTTCCGGTGATCAAATTCGGATTTTGTACTTCTTCTGTTATCATAAATTTATTGTTCTTTATTATGCCTTTGTTAAGACGTCCGGCCGGGTGCCGGATAAATTCATCCGTAAGGTCATCGCTTACCGGGACGATTTTTTAGAGCAGGCCTCTCCGGATCGACTGGAGGAGATTGTCGGTGCTGACATTTAGATCGCTTTTAGACTCAAAACTTTGTGATGAAGAATTCAAGTGCCTTTTCGATCAGGAATGTAGCATTTGCAAATTTACAGTCCGTATTATCGAGAAGATACACCTGGAAAAGATCTCCCTTGACGAATTGGCAAACAAACTCGGGATCAAAAAACAGGAAATTCAAGAACTGGAGGATGCGGAACATTGCAACCCGCACCTGGTCGTCCGCCTTTCCAATTACTTGTCCCTTGAGGCCCCTTCCGACTGCCCCAAAATGAATCCTTAATCCTCTGTGACTGGCAAATATATTGGAT
This is a stretch of genomic DNA from Candidatus Desulfatibia profunda. It encodes these proteins:
- a CDS encoding ATP-binding protein; protein product: MTEYCPRDIADAVGTALENMPVVVVTGMRQTGKTTFLGSQPDLDDRIYVSFDDFSQLEAAKRDPDGFVNRSKPITIDEAQKCPEIFGAIKRAVDKERIPGQFLLSGSANFSILKSITESLAGRSVYLAIHPFNRREIGRQTTPEPFVKNFFKTQDIRFKEPLNSIRPEEVTLGGMPTVCLKQVKEPAIWFRGYEQTYLERDVRELSQVGNLLALRALLRLTSLRTGQLLSPSQLGRDAKLNAATTSRYISLFEASFLITRIPPYLGNRSSRLIKSHKLYLSDTGLACHLAGLDRSASIKNDPLFGALFETYVAQNLLSILNSRWQDAALYFWSVQGRNEVDFVIEAGRSCIALELKSASRWQERDFAGLNAFLKVTPHCKAAILCHNGDDAVKLGERLWALPINLMLS
- a CDS encoding YwbE family protein, with translation MNGTNIVNIKPGLRVLIVLKKDQRSGKLTSGIVKDILTKAQTHPHGIKVRLESGQVGRDE
- a CDS encoding PIN domain-containing protein; the protein is MSLDRIFLDANILFSVAYGSPGLNRLWELAQKGSCILLASEYVIEEAKRNLSTAEQLQKLDEYLSIVQTVAEVDPTIACPIDLPDKDRPVIMAAIGAKAGYFITGDITHFGKYFGQTIMGVNICLARDYLSTKIKP
- a CDS encoding tetratricopeptide repeat protein; this encodes MRQTSPQSRMELEIAETKYKKSLETEERAGNKEGMATAYGNLGIIYLTIGVLDKAEDMFKKSLEIEKELANKEAMASDYGYLGTIYQMREDMEQAENMFKNSLKINQELGRDQGMATAYAKLGEIYYTRRDLDQAEEMFKKNLEMEKKLDNKKGLATAYGFLGDICRIRQDLDQAEELYKESLKLFMATGSGGMIQLMKEMLTNLKKKKEQA
- a CDS encoding type II toxin-antitoxin system RelE/ParE family toxin; protein product: MSQKVKILRFLSLLEEQGPILPRPYADLLYDGIHELRIKLSGDQIRILYFFCYHKFIVLYYAFVKTSGRVPDKFIRKVIAYRDDFLEQASPDRLEEIVGADI
- a CDS encoding AbrB/MazE/SpoVT family DNA-binding domain-containing protein — protein: MISDTIKLGKRGTVVIPAGLRKRYGLKEGSQLIIEPMSDGVMLRPVVTLPVEIYSPERKAEFLLNNTTTLKEYAEAIKKIREMGLDPETIPHTKPKKK
- a CDS encoding ABC-F family ATP-binding cassette domain-containing protein, with product MTPSLLISTHFTSKSYGAQPLFTDISLQVFDHERLGLIGPNGAGKSTFLKILADMEPADSGDISRKRNIHMIYLPQDDVLGPEKTIEETLFHAIPKELEAWQVSKRRQEIMSLIGVDNTRQKVKTLSGGWRKRLAIGQALFQKPELLLMDEPTNHLDLEGILWLEKLLKDAPFAFVLVSHDRFFLENTTNRIVELNQGYPEGFFKVEGNYSAFVEKREKYIHELAKLETVLSNKVRREIEWLRRGPKARTTKARYRIDKAYQLQENLEAVKGRNAQNRSVDIAFDTTHRKTKKLLDAQNLRKTLGGKLLFGNLSLKLTPGIRIGVMGKNGTGKSTLIQILNGNLAPDAGSVKVAEGLQVLTFDQKRELSEGSQSLRQALSPEGDTVIYQGRALHVIAWAKRFLFQKDQLDMPVSGLSGGEKARVLIADLMLQPADILLLDEPANDLDIPTLEVLEESLEEFPGAIVLITHDRFLMERLCDLLLYLDGDGGAEYFADYDQWLQYRKDRLPATSQSGETSQSPPNKKPRKLAYEERKELNRIEKQIEKAEGIADNLQRQLHDPGIMCDADRLAQRYAEHQEAQKKVEQLYERWEELEALSRG